Part of the Nothobranchius furzeri strain GRZ-AD chromosome 2, NfurGRZ-RIMD1, whole genome shotgun sequence genome, AAAAGCTATTTCACTGAGACTGAAATCGAGGTGCTTGTGATTGATGGAGCAGCACAGGAAACTCTCTTATTGCCTTCCAGTGGCACAGCGTTACTGCAGCGGTGAACGCTCTGACAGTGTGGAGCCGTGGATCAAGGCTGAcacaaaaaagaaaattaaactTTAAAATTTGGTCAGATGGAGTCAAAGAGGCAGATTGCAATAATCATTTTAATGATGTTGTGGAAGTCCACGTTAGAGTCACACTCACACCCAGGTCAGACTGTGTAGTAATGAATGTGAATGTAATTATCAGCGCCTAAAGGCCACAGCATGTTCTACCAGACATGTTCATCTTGTGTTTTTGTGCATGAATGAATTTAACTGATAGTGGGAGAAATAAATGTTTGTACCGGTACACGGTTGTGTTAGCAGAGGCAGACTCACAACTTCGTTGTGAGTTTAGTAACGTACTCAGAGGGTAAAACATGGGAGGGATCTGTCAAACTAGCTGCCTGTCTGAGGATGGTCTGCTCAAACATCTCTTGTGTTAAGGGAGTGTTTGAAACCACCATTTTCCCAGCTATCTTAATCAAATTTAAAATCCGAGCCTTAGACTTCACAGTGAAATTACCGAACCAACATGCAATGCTGTCTCACATTGGTCTCAGTTGTTGCACTGAAGAAAATGGTCAACTCTGGAGACGCCAGACAAACTGAGTTTGTGGAGAAAGTGTAGTTGCTGATGGGTGTGAACACTGCTATGCCTTTCTCTTGTGCCTAGATATGTTTCACCCACAGTGGGTTGAGGGTTCAGGTGGAGTGAGTAAAGCCTATTACTCTGTTCCAGATCTAAGTGTGACACTTATTTAAACCCAAAGGGGTTTTAGGCAGGAAATGTTGTGCTTCTTCATCAAATTAAACAAATATGCCTGTCATCTAATTCCTGCAGCAGGAAACTCGAGAGTCCAACTGCAGGTGTGCCAGTGCTCTGTTGGCACATGAGTAATAGAAGCCCTGATAGTTTACACGTAATGCGGTGGCATGTCCGGCAATTAAAGCACCAATAAGGAATTTTAGGATGTAAGTATGGATGTAGCGTGATATAACTCCTAAAATCAGCATATTTTCTTTCAAGTTCTCCTTCTTATTCACAGTTCAGAGACTGGGCTAGGTGCTTActgttggtttgtgtgtgtgtgtgtgtgtgtgtgtgtgtgtgtgtgtgtgtgtgtgtgtgtgtgtgtgtgtgtgtgtgtgtgtgtgtgtgagcatgcacgtgcgtgcgtgtgcatgcatgcatctgCATGCATATGTGCCAGCGTGCACATGCACGCGGGGTGTATGCACATATGCTTAAGGGTCCACAAGTCTGTAAATGTGGTTTAAATTCTCCATGTCTGCATGCTGGCTGTCAGTCTCCCGTCTCCTAAATGCTTACACTAGGGTCAGTttgcttagggttagggttatgcacATTTTCCCATCAAGTGTTTGTTTATTAATCTCAAAGTTTATTAGGAAATGACTTATGTTAGAGTCAGACCTCGTTTTGTGCATAAGCCAGCTTCATGAGTGAGGCCTGTGAAACAGAAATGAACTCATTCACCTTTTAGCTTTGATGCATTTTTAGCTGCTTTCCTCACAGATTCACAGAACATTTAACTGTAAATATGCAACTATCTGCACATCAGCCACACCAGCAGGGCTATTTCTCTTCTACATTCCACTCTGTCACTTCCACATTGTTTCACAGAAGAAACTGTTACCCAACTGCTGCTAACTGATAAACATTCCTGTGCCTACGTGTCTGGCATTAGGCTACGACAGAACCAGTTTATTCCGGAGCCTCTGAAGATCACGTTTGGGATGCTATTTTCTCTGTTTCTATTTTAAAAATGGGTCATACAACTGAACCAGACTGCACCAGTTATGGGCCCCCATCAGATAGGTCCGTAGGACAATGGAGCGGTACGACTGGTGTCGTACAACACCACTGatcagaatagaatagactttattgatcccacagtgaggaAGCTCAGCTGTTACAGCAGCACTTTAAGAGAAtaatagaaagaaaaaaaataataacaaaggtacatgtagaaATGCTAGCCCACAGCGATCCTGAAAGTGTGAATGAACTCTGGCGGTGAAGTCTCTCCTGGTTCTGACTTCACACTTAGCGCTGCTGTGACTTCATGTATTCTTCTGCGCATGCAGAGCGCTTTGGGGCCGTAAAACATCCACACTGGAGAGTGTTTGCTGtcgtattttagttgtaatgtgatTTTGCGTTCCACAAAAATtagcaatcaatgatgaacaagagtctgcttctagacctgtagaaagagaaaaacaaacaacaagggacacacaacaatacaactagagaaagctatcactgcgtcaacctgatgaggaaatatagtcaagtcatctttatttataaagcacttttcaacagcataaaagctgaccaaagtgcttaataAGCCAAAAAAaacagaagttccctaaaaattctgaaaataagataaaaagttcatcacaaagtaaaaacatgataaaaacaaacatatcaaactgacataaaagccactaaaaacagatgcattctcaaactgaattaaaagcaactgagaacagatgagtcttcaaaagtgatttaaaacccaacagtgacgaaaccatcctaatctgaattgggagtgcattccacaaccttggagctgctactgagaaagctctatcaccccGAGCTTCctctttgttctcggcacctccaggagaaactggtggGTGGATCCTCCTTAAAAGATAAAAACTAGCTTTGGTGACGGCActgatttgcttttccagaagcagatcactgtcaagccggactcccagactggtcactacaggtttcaaaaatagggctagtggaccaaggtcagcagaacatggcccactggacacactaggactaaaaagcatgacctcagtcttgttattattaaaatgtaaaaaatttgcaggcatccaggttttaacctcgtcgaggcagtttagaagaggatctaaagaattgggtaggccacgtttaatgggaatataaacctgggtgtcgtctgcatatagatgaaaagaacatccatgtttcgtaaaaatagaacccaaatcaacattgttttgctgaacaTCACAAGATAATAAATCACTGTGCATTTAGTGCTGACCACTGCCTTCAGCATTATTCtttcaaaacacattttaaaggagACTAATGAGTTAGGAAACAATCAGCCACAGTCTCATGCCTAGGGACAGTAAGGAGTCTCTGATaatcctaacatgcatgtttttagtctgtgggaggaaacccagagaaaacccacacatgcatgaggagaacatactGACTCCTCTCAGAAAGACTGCTGCTGGGATTCAAGCCTGCACTCTTCTCAATGTGAGGTAAACGTGCTACCTACTGCACCACTATAAAATATGACAAATTATTCAAAAATGACCAAAAACTCAAACTTTCTCGGTGCATCAATTCTAACTTCAGACCAGGTTGATTGTTTCTGTTCCTCTTTACTAAACTTCAGAACTTCGTGTCTGcatggtatttttatttatttattttttcattgcaGAAATTTTACaccattaaaatgtttttattgtagATAAGATAAATTGTGAAATATGAGCGCTGGACTTCCTTTTCACATCAAAACCACAAATGATGCCACAAAAAACCTTCTAAATGTTCCTTTTCCTTCCTCTTTCTAGGCATTCAAAGTCTTTCCCCTTTCATCTGGCTGACCCCGAACCCTCTAAAAGAGTCAATCCTAGAGAGGGACAGCATTCGTAgccaccaatgcagaaaaattgagcgcttgtggaagaaaacctgctccacgtccatctgctgcatctaaaggatcttccaacctcctttaactctgcagtcagagacgcgagggttgcctatttctccaacctggtgtcccagagcaaagggaaccccaaggtgctgtttaacaccatcagcagcatcgtctctcctgccactcctacagcctccatccactctgttgcagactgtgagaagtggacaaagtcaataaggttagatctagcatttctccctcagccttatcgctgcctctcccgagtcCAACCCAGCCCgtaatcctagatagctttgctcctgtttctttgcctgagctaatTAACtccatgaagacctctgcatgcctccTCCATAtcgttgtttaaaagtgcttttcagtccatcggtcccagcgtgctctctataactaatgcttctctggtctctggtcaggtccctgcttactttaagaacgctgtaatccacccgcttcttaaaaaaccgagtctcgacccctctctccatagcagtttcagacccatctctaaacttccgttcgtctccaagatcttggaaaaggttgtggctaaacaactcacagctgctcttgatgaacataacatctatgatagcttccagtcaggttttcgtagaggtcattctactgaaacagctcttcttagggtctctaatgaccttctgactcacagtgatgcaggggactgttctgttctggtcctgctggacctgactggagcctctgacactgttgaccatcacctgctactggagaagctgagagactgagtaggcctatcaggaactgctctggagtggttctcctcctatCTGTCTGAGTGTTACTTCTCTGTGGTCGTCTCCAAGTTTCGGTCCTCCACCacatcccttacccatggtgtcccacaaggttctgtgctggggcctctactcttcctccacgttctgcttcctcttcagcacatcctgggctcctttaaaggagtctcctaccatctttatgcagatgacatccaactgtacatctcctttaagccccacaaGATGTCGCCTAGActtctgcaactctcttttcacttgtctgagcaaaactttcctgaaccatctacaggtggttcaaaatgcctgtgctcagcttctgaccaagtcctccacaccaacacattctcacaccctaagtgtCAAAAAAGGACacggtgtgaccaagcgtttgtttccgatgcaTAGGGAGCCCCTACgcatcgggaggcgacgcgctgtgcaagagcgtcggtatctgacgccccgcGGCATCATCTGTCTTATGAAACACACATCTGAATTTAAAGCAAGGTGTGTTTATGGTAATTCATTAATTCCTTTGGACCACTGAGTTATGCAGGGTCCATCAGCcttcacatgcatgaggagaaggcTCTCTAACCAAACAAACATGATAATGGATGAGTGTAATGAAGTAAACATGTGACTGATGATAAATATGACCTAATGATGTGGAGTAAACAGCATAAACCCCCTTATGAGGGTTTTCACAGTAGATAAGATAGCTAGCACCAAAGGCATGGACGCTGGACTTCCTTTTTAGATCAAAACCACTGATGATGCTACAAAAACATCTTATACATGTTCCCCTTTCTTCAGCTTTATAGGCAACACACACTTTCTACATCCCTTGAGTTTGCTGAtcttcatcatctccaccatGAAGTCTCTGACCTTTCTTATTTCTGCCCTGCTTGTTCTGGGGAGCGCTGATGGTGAGTCTTAGCTTCGGTTATAAACATCTGTTTTACGACCCTGTTATGATGACAAGTCACGGAGGCTCCAGATGCAGGCGGGCATCTCAGACATCCCGGTCTCCAGCGACACGCTCCAGCTCTACCAGGAACTAGAGCTGAGTGGTAAAGCAATAGAGACTTGTGCTTCGTAATATTTTCTTCTTGGTAAGCATGTAAGAAAGAAGAAAAGACAGAAGAAAAAGCTAATAACATTGAAGTCCAACCTGTCTGTTTTACCACCTAAACCAGTGGCACCCACTGGAGCACACCAACTGTAATGATCAATAATCCGTTTTatcattttatatttattttttattacttaTTCCTAAAACAAGCGACATTTAAAACAAGCAGAGATGTTTTGATCATATCAAAACtccttttatgtttatttatttgacacCAG contains:
- the LOC107397383 gene encoding uncharacterized protein, producing the protein MSACWLSVSRLLNAYTRATTEPVYSGASEDHVWDAIFSVSILKMGHTTEPDCTSYGPPSDSFGDGTDLLFQKQITVKPDSQTVCGRKPRENPHMHEENILTPLRKTAAGIQACTLLNVRTSCLHENLLHVHLLHLKDLPTSFNSAVRDARVAYFSNLVSQSKGNPKVLFNTISSIVSPATPTASIHSVADCEKWTKSISFIGNTHFLHPLSLLIFIISTMKSLTFLISALLVLGSADGLSCHHGWTPYGSRCFLYVPARLTWTSAEKFCLSMKANLASVHSYSEHLAIQRMIANVAHANFPAWLGGSDCQREGTWLWSDGTSFNYRYDGVFNNVGGNQHCLHMNFGSANIWNDLQCSHTLPFVCAKKRRTYG